The window GAGTCACTATCAAAGGAATGCTATTTTCGGGAATTTCTTTAGCTAATGGTGATGAAAAAGAAGTACTATTTTGCCTATTGAACCAATCCAATGAACCATGCACTTTCCAAATATCAATTCTGTTCTGACTCGAACAGTTCTGAAGATAATTTTGATTAAAATTCAAAATATACTTCCCTGAAAAGCCAGTATGAATATTTGCATCAGCTAAGTCTGCTGCATATTCTGCAACTCTGTCATAATTGGTTGTTATTATTTTTAAATGCTTAGGATGCGATTGAAGTAATTTTAAAAATAAATCTTTAAGGAAAAACCCGCTTGTATCTTTAACTATTTTTTTATAGAAATCCAAATCTTTCCCATTAACTAGTTTCCAGGTCTCGGCCACAACTCTACCAACCAAATTTTGAGATAACTGAACATTTTGCAGTGCTTGTTCTAAATTATTTGTCTTTTCCAACTCTTCTAAAAAATTAATCCATTCTGTTGTTTTATCAATAATCGTACTCCTCAAATTTTCAGCAAATTCATCCATTGATGGCAAACCAAAAGGAATGGTCGCTCCTGTACCAAGTATTACAACCGGTTGTTTCTCCAGATATTTTTGAACCATCTTTGCAAACTTATTTTTTTTATCTTCCAAAATATTTTTTTCTGTATTAGAGGCTCCCTTCATACCCTCACCTCAATAATCTTCATAGTGTCATTGCCGAAGATATCCACAACTTTAACCGCAATTTTTGTCCGTTTTTTCGAGCAGGGATAATAAGCGGATTTCAATTCCAAAGAGCGGTCTTTTTTTGTGCGGAAGCTCTGCCATTCATTCTCGAAAACAAAATCTCCGGTCCAGACTTCCTCAACCTCGCCGGAGGCCTCGTTCTTTTGGCGCACGATCTCCCGTTTTTCATTGTCTGTAAGATTTAAAGGCATGCTGTTATTCCCTATTTTTCTTTAAAAGCAAACATAAAAGACGGTATAAACCAGTTCATTAACTCAACTGCTTATTGTAATCAGCTCCCACGCCATTTATAGCGATGGCGTTCAGTGCCGCTCTTGCACTATGCTGCTATTTTAACGCCTTCACGCCTTGCCATTTCAATAATAATCCGTTCATCATTTTTTTCCCATTCTTCCACACCGCAAGGGACCGGTTCTATCCGGCTATCGGTACGTGCGGCTGTCCGCCATAACCGGTTAATATCTTCATATGAGTAACTTCCATCGTATTTCCTCGACACAACGATTAAGTCAATATCACTCCATTGATTTGATTTGCCACGGGCATAAGAGCCAAAAAGAATGCCAAATTGAACAGGAATCCCTTCTTCGCACAGTCTGGATAAATATTTTTTTACGCTTCCAACAATGCTGCTGTCAACCATTTCAAAACCTCCTCGCTTTGCGCCAACTTTTCCCGGCATTCTTCCCCGGATACTTCATCTACTACAGGATCCGGGTAACGACCTGCCAGATTGTAGCGATTCATATCCGCCAAAATATCGATATATTTGTCCGATAATTCCAATTGTGCTGTTTCAGCCAACCGATTGAGATTATGTAGCAAAGGTGCTATCGCCAGCGTTTTCCGGCACACATGCGCTTTCAATATTTTTTCCAGAGCCAAATGTACGTGAAATAAGCACTGGGTATAAAACTTATCGCGATCCAATGATTTTGCGGCCAATAATTCTTTTTCCGCCCCGATCTGCCAATATTGGATTTGTTTGGCAATATCCATCGCGTTTACCCCCAATATATTTTATTGATGTATTGTAAACAGTTCTCCTTGAAAAGAAAAGTATTTTTACCGGGAGCAATATCCCCCTTGAATCATCATACATTCCACATATCCTTAAAACTCCGCGCTCTGATACGCGCGCGGAAACGGAATCACGTCCCGAATATTCTGAATACCCGTGATAAACTGAACCGCCCGTTCAAATCCCAACCCAAATCCGGCATGAGGTACAGTTCCATATTTCCGCAGATCAAGATACCACCAGTAATCTTTCGGATTAAGTTTGGCGCCTTCAATTCTCGACAAAAGTTTATCGTAATCGTTTTCACGCTCACTCCCGCCAATTATCTCACCCAATCTCGGCACCAGGACATCCAGTGCGCGAACCGTTTTGCCGTCAGCATTCAGTTTCATATAAAATGCCTTAATTTCTTTTGGATAGTCCGTCACCATAACAGGCTTTTTAAAAATCATTTCTGTTAAATATTTCTCATGCTCCGATTGTAAATCCACGCCCCAGGAAACAGGAAATTCAAATTTTTGACCGCATTTTTCCAATTGCGCAACCGCCTCAGTGTATGAAATGCGTTCAAACGGTGTTTCAACAATATGCTCCAAAGTCGTGAGCAATGACTTATCCACCCACTGATTGAAAAATCGGATATCTTCTTCACAATACTCCAGTACATACTTGATAATGTACTTTAAAAATGCTTCCGCCATATCCATGTCGCGGTGAATATCACAAAACGCCATCTCCGGCTCGACCATCCAAAATTCCGCCAAATGCCGGGAGGTATTGGAATGCTCAGAACGAAAGGTAGGACCAAAGGTGTAGATATCCCCTAAGGCACTGGCATAAATTTCTCCTTCCAATTGTCCGCTCACGGTCAAACCTGTTTTCTTCCCGAAAAAATCCTGGGTATAATCCACCTGCTTATCCTTCATGGGTACCTGTTCCAGGGGCAACGTGGTAACCTGAAACATTTTCCCTGCACCTTCGCAATCACTGCCGGTAATAATCGGGGTATGAGTATAGTGAAAGTTCCGTTCCTGAAAAAATTGATGAATGGCCATACTCAACTTGCTGCGCACCCGCGTCACCGCGCCAATCGTATTGGTTCGCGGACGCAAATGCGCGATCTCCCGCAAAAACTCCAGAGAATGCCGCTTTTTCTGCAAGGGATAGGTCTCCGGGTCGGCAGTACCGTACACCGTTACCGCCGTTGCCTGCAACTCAACTGTCTGGCCTTTTCCCTGCGAAGCAACCAGCACACCTTCCACCCCCACACTGGTA is drawn from bacterium and contains these coding sequences:
- a CDS encoding SIR2 family protein, whose translation is MKGASNTEKNILEDKKNKFAKMVQKYLEKQPVVILGTGATIPFGLPSMDEFAENLRSTIIDKTTEWINFLEELEKTNNLEQALQNVQLSQNLVGRVVAETWKLVNGKDLDFYKKIVKDTSGFFLKDLFLKLLQSHPKHLKIITTNYDRVAEYAADLADANIHTGFSGKYILNFNQNYLQNCSSQNRIDIWKVHGSLDWFNRQNSTSFSSPLAKEIPENSIPLIVTPGIEKYQRTHNEPYRTVMSKADEALEQAPCFLCIGYGFNDEHIQPKLIHQVQQKGKPIVAITKKISDNGKKILLNNQVKSIVLEEDDKSNKTRVHYFEDNRNNTDVLDGDIWQLNNFLNIWF
- a CDS encoding nucleotidyltransferase domain-containing protein translates to MVDSSIVGSVKKYLSRLCEEGIPVQFGILFGSYARGKSNQWSDIDLIVVSRKYDGSYSYEDINRLWRTAARTDSRIEPVPCGVEEWEKNDERIIIEMARREGVKIAA
- a CDS encoding HEPN domain-containing protein is translated as MDIAKQIQYWQIGAEKELLAAKSLDRDKFYTQCLFHVHLALEKILKAHVCRKTLAIAPLLHNLNRLAETAQLELSDKYIDILADMNRYNLAGRYPDPVVDEVSGEECREKLAQSEEVLKWLTAALLEA
- the asnS gene encoding asparagine--tRNA ligase; translated protein: MEPEKIKTILVMDPKQQSLLVQGWIRTKRESKTFSFIELNDGSCMKNLQVILDQSMDDYMAIVPQLTTGTSVGVEGVLVASQGKGQTVELQATAVTVYGTADPETYPLQKKRHSLEFLREIAHLRPRTNTIGAVTRVRSKLSMAIHQFFQERNFHYTHTPIITGSDCEGAGKMFQVTTLPLEQVPMKDKQVDYTQDFFGKKTGLTVSGQLEGEIYASALGDIYTFGPTFRSEHSNTSRHLAEFWMVEPEMAFCDIHRDMDMAEAFLKYIIKYVLEYCEEDIRFFNQWVDKSLLTTLEHIVETPFERISYTEAVAQLEKCGQKFEFPVSWGVDLQSEHEKYLTEMIFKKPVMVTDYPKEIKAFYMKLNADGKTVRALDVLVPRLGEIIGGSERENDYDKLLSRIEGAKLNPKDYWWYLDLRKYGTVPHAGFGLGFERAVQFITGIQNIRDVIPFPRAYQSAEF